In Chrysoperla carnea chromosome 2, inChrCarn1.1, whole genome shotgun sequence, the following proteins share a genomic window:
- the LOC123294105 gene encoding fatty acyl-CoA reductase 1-like — protein sequence MIDNRNYSIDGNDNILIPKKKVHSDKVTLSQLSNNLPSISEFYADQNIFITGGTGFMGKVLIEKLLRSCPKIKGIYLLLRSKKNYTDDQRFFMSKMIGFEEKVTLSQLSNNLPSISEFYADQNIFITGGTGFMGKVLIEKLLRSCPKIKAIYLLLRSKKNYADDQRLNKIFNAPLFDRLKEEYPESLSKVKVIKGDVSKIKFGLSDLDMKLIINEMNIVFHVAASVRFDDPLKDAILINTRGTREMLRIVKQMKKLKVFLYTSTTYCNVDKETEEIEEKIYEATTNWETMIKAAENMDQNVLNFIEQKILDKYPNTYTFTKNLAEAIVSEYCEDIPTVIFRPAVVLGTEYEPMPGWIDNFNGPMGLVTGIMVGLLHTVYIDGDKRVDWISVDRVINGMIISIWYKAFEEIERKKCLVINSSTSDLIQVYNREIFNHGLSAVMKNPPTQLLWYPFCFYTKFKYLYWFYFVTLHLIPAIFLSFLLKLTNQSLDLFKLYRRIFYSNMKLAPFTLNEWAFKNDNFRSLQAILKPEDTQKFSIDYSQVVVEDAFDIGALGSNRYLLKDKNFTKETLNKRIFNYKIKFYLHVMLIGFLIISSFFVMNLWYGITYKRYI from the exons ATGATTGACAATAGGAACTATAGTATTGATGgcaatgataatattttaataccgAAAAAGAAAGTACATTCGGATAAAGTAACGTTATCACagttatcaaataatttaccaTCAATTAGTGAATTCTATGCtgatcaaaacatttttattaccgGTGGAACTGGGTTTATGGGAAAAGTTTTAATTGAGAAATTACTTCGTTCATGTCCAAAAATTAaaggaatttatttattactacgttcaaagaaaaattatacggACGACCAAAgat tttttatgtcaaaaatgaTCGGATTTGAAGAGAAAGTAACGTTATcacaattatcaaataatttaccaTCAATTAGTGAATTCTATGCtgatcaaaacatttttattacggGCGGAACTGGGTTTATGGGCAAAGTTTTAATTGAGAAATTACTTCGTTCATGTCCAAAAATTaaagcaatttatttattactacgttcaaagaaaaattatgcAGATGACCAAAGATTAAACAAAATCTTTAATGCACct cTTTTTGACAGATTAAAAGAAGAATATCCAGAATCATTATCAAAAGTAAAAGTTATTAAAGGAGAtgttagcaaaataaaatttggtctGTCTGATTTggatatgaaattaattattaatgaaatgaaCATTGTCTTCCATGTAGCAGCATCTGTTCGATTTGATGACCCTTTGAAGGACGCAATTTTAATTAACACGCGAGGAACTAGAGAAATGTTAAGAATagttaaacaaatgaaaaaattaaag gtTTTCTTATATACATCAACTACTTATTGTAATGTTGATAAAGAGACAGAGGAAATTGAAGAAAAGATTTACGAAGCGACAACGAATTGGGAAACTATGATTAAAGCAGCTGAAAATATGGATCAAAATGTGCTCAATTTTATAGAGCAAAA aattctagataaatatccAAATACGTACACATTTACCAAAAACCTTGCTGAAGCAATTGTGTCTGAATATTGTGAAGATATACCAACAGTTATTTTTCGTCCAGCAGtcg taCTTGGCACAGAATACGAGCCAATGCCTGGTTGGATTGATAATTTTAACGGACCAATGGGCCTAGTGACAGGAATTATGGTAGGCCTTCTTCATACAGTTTATATAGACGGTGATAAGAGGGTTGATTGGATTTCTGTTGATAGAGTTATAAATGGAATGATAATATCAATATGGTATAAAGCGTTCGAGGAAATTGAGCGTAAgaaatg CTTAGTAATTAATTCATCAACCAGTGACTTGATTCAGGTTTACAACAGAGAAATATTTAATCATGGATTATCAGCAGTAATGAAAAATCCACCAACTCAATTATTGTGGTatccattttgtttttatacgaaATTTAAATACTTGTATTGGTTTTACTTTGTAACACTGCACTTGATtccagcaatatttttaagttttttattgaaattaaccAATCAAAGTTTAGA tttatttaaattatatcggcgaatattttattcaaatatgaaGCTCGCACCGTTTACATTAAATGAATGGgcgtttaaaaatgataattttagatCTTTGCAAGCCATATTGAAACCAGAagacacacaaaaattttca atcGATTATTCTCAAGTTGTAGTTGAAGATGCTTTTGATATAGGAGCTCTCGGATCAAATCGATATCTTTTAAAAGATAAGAACTTTACAAAAGAAACACTTAATAAACGAATATTCAACTACAAAAT aaaattttatctacatGTTATGTTAATTGGATTTTTAATCATCAGTTCTTTCTTCGTCATGaatttatggtatggtattacGTATAAACGTTACATCTag